TGTTTATACCGTTATGAATATGGCCATTCAGTAATATGTAATACGAACAAAGCAGCCCACATATTTCCAtaacttttaagtttttaactGATTGCATTGAAGAAAAGAAACAAGCTACCTGTATAAGAAATTCATCTAGATACAATCGAAATGTAGCATCCACTGACAACTAAAAGTTGTTAATGGGAACATGTACCACTATATAATAAACACAGACATTCTGAACATTGTTTTAGGAATATGATACAAGCCAATGTCCTGACAAGTGAAAGTGAAGCTACACTTCCATTCAttcaaaaactgaaaaattaCTGGAAACATGGTATCAAAAAAGATTCTCCACATAATACAAGTAGTCGAATTGCCTGATGAACAAATGTATCCTCCCAAATGGCCTAGATAAAGAGATAGATTGCATTTCATACTAATTTAAGCAACTCACTGACTAGTTAAGGGGATATAATTAGTCAACAtacctaaaaattaaataagcaCCACAAGGATAACAGAAATCACAAGATTTTATTTGAGAAAACCTTGATAAAAAAGTATTGAACAACAGATAAACAACTTAATGAAATTCCACAAACTTGCATTTCCCTAAAAAATTTGATTACAATAATTTACTATAAGTAATAAACATCACATAACATTTCATCTTAAAATAACATgcagaaataaaacatttctaCCCAAGTCATTAAAACAAGGAATTTTTCACCCTAGAACACAGCTTCGAACCCCTTGATCGAATCAACATCAGAAATCTAATCCAAATGCCCAATACTGAGTCAACACTTGTTTGCAGTATGATTTTAAGTGACAACcaaaaatatttcttttgtCATAAACATTTTCATACCTTAACTGGTAATTGCAAATGTCAGAAAAATAGTAGTAATTTATATTTCACAAGTGTGTACTTgtaaagtaaaattaaattactCATATCAGTAGTTGAGCTAACATAAATTGCCAAACTAATTGAACATAATAATGTGCTAGGAGGAAAACCAAAGGTGCAAACTAATATCAGCAGTTAACTAAAACAGCATAAAAACATTTACCTGATATGCTTCTGCCTGATGAGCACTCGAGCATGGTGGATGGACTTTGCCATACCAGACTTGAAAACTAATGTCTGTAGGCGACGCTCCAAGAAGTTCTCCACTGTCAAAGCCAGCACGTAATCAAGCTTGTTCTGACTCTCATCCAACAGACCATAACGGTTCATCCTGCGGAGAAGGGCCTCACCCTCAAAGATCCGGCGCGGATTCTTCTCATCTAGAGTCAAAAGCATTCTAGCTGCATTACGGATGCGACTCAATGCATACTGGACCCTCCACAACTCCCTCTTGCAGCGAAGACCATATTCTCCCACCAACTTCAATTCTGCATCTAAACGCTCCTTCTCATAGGGACGACGAGGCTTCTTGAATGTCTTCCCATCTATGTTCACATAATGTAGCCCAATTAAGAATAAATCATAGAATCGATTAACAATTAACAATTATAACATATATATTAGGTGCGCGCTTGGCACCAGCATGTAAGGACTAGTATTGAAGAGCTTTCTTAAGTTGAAATGAACTCTTAAATGACTAATTATCCTTCTTAATTGTTAAGTCCACTTTCAATATATACTACACAACAACACATACGAACAACAGCTCATAAACCCAAATATATACAGATTCAACACATGGTTCACTTTTCAATTACAGGCAACAGAAGCTGCTACCATTTACAATAAAGCACCAGGTCAACCCCTTCACTTAAAATGCCTAACAAGTAACAAGAAAATTATGACCCTATCCTGAATCAAAATAAAAGGACAGACATTTTTGCAGTtaatattagaaataaattaaaattttcatgAAACAAACAAATAGTAGAAAAATAGGTAACGTTAATCTACACCTTATAGCTTGTGGATCGGACAAAATTGTCATCGAATGGATTGACATACACGATTTTCAAAGTATATCGATTACTTATGTATGATTCTTCACTCAATTAAAACCAATACAACGATGATCCACTTAAGCGATACACCAATTTGCAATTCATACTCCATTTTCTCAGCcacaaaatacaaaaatatactaaaataaattttattttaacctGCATATTAGGATCAAACATTACAAAAGCACAGCTTGACAGAAAGCAGATCGAGATAAAAGATTATTTGGGTAAGCCCTTCATTCACAAAGCAGGAGCCGTCGTGAAATTTGATACAACGCATACACACATGAAAAACATAGTTTAAACGATGTGCAACTATAGAAACGAAGGGAAAGGTGAAGAGAACAAACGCATTACAGTTGCGATAGAAGGAAACGTGCACCATGTCTCTGGTCTACCGAGGCCGTCTCTGGTCTACCGAGGCCGTCTCTTGCACAGAATCTTGAAATCTAGAAAATATTAGGTTATGAACTATTTAAAGGAATGTAAccctaaaaccctaatcccatcCTGGTTTTTGATCTACTTGTTTCCAAACAAACAAGTTCACTTCGTTTTAGATTCAAGTGGGCTGCCCAGATAATCATCTCCCTAATTTCTGTATGTAGTTTGGGCTTTAGGCCTTAGACAGTGGCTTATTCTATATAGGGGAAATTacgtaataaataattaattaattaattacatttaactaaggttgtatttgatatgtttcaaaaaaaaaaaaaaaaaattctatttgATACGactttcagcacttaaaattaataaattaaatatttattagttTTAAGTTTAGGtactgtttgataaaactggaaattaagtactgaaaaaataagtgttgaatattataaatgcCGAAAATATTGagtaatataattattataaaaatattagttgataatgtttaacttaaaatgttaagttaaatattgggaaaagtacaaaaataaaccttgtggtttgggtTATTTTCAAACGTAGACtatgtgatttaaaagtttgcaaattggtaccttgaggttaattccgttagcaaacaggaTCCAAATacactaacggtgttaaaaaagaTGAGGTGGCAGTCAAAGTCAAAAAATATGAAGGGTAATTttgacattttatttattttatattttataatttattatcctTTTAAAATTGTAACCCTTCTTCAATCGCTCCATCTGTATTCTTTCTCACGCATCTCACTCTTCCTTACTCCTGCTGTAATGGTGAAAATCTCAAAACGAATCCGACATTGATAGCCATAGACAGAACCAGCAAATTTCTGAGTGAGAAAATGGGAAACATTCCCATTTTGATTGATTAAAGCAGAAAAACAAGCAAAGCAAAGAAGATGGAAAAGAGTAGCAGAATATCAATAATGGATATTAACTTGCTAGAGCTATC
The DNA window shown above is from Euphorbia lathyris chromosome 1, ddEupLath1.1, whole genome shotgun sequence and carries:
- the LOC136232047 gene encoding small ribosomal subunit protein uS4y-like, which produces MVHVSFYRNYGKTFKKPRRPYEKERLDAELKLVGEYGLRCKRELWRVQYALSRIRNAARMLLTLDEKNPRRIFEGEALLRRMNRYGLLDESQNKLDYVLALTVENFLERRLQTLVFKSGMAKSIHHARVLIRQKHIRVGRQVVNIPSFMVRVDSQKHIDFSLTSPFGGGRPGRVKRRNQKAASKKASGDGDEEDEE